In the Candidatus Electrothrix rattekaaiensis genome, one interval contains:
- a CDS encoding type II toxin-antitoxin system RelE/ParE family toxin has translation MADKKLEFLGSSLKDLKAFPVAARQDAGYQLGKVQKGEEPDDWKPFSTVGAGVKEIRIREDKNIFRIMYVAKFKDTVYVLHAFQKKTQKTSKKDIETAKNRYNDIAGRK, from the coding sequence GTGGCGGATAAAAAATTAGAGTTTCTCGGATCATCCCTGAAAGACCTGAAAGCGTTTCCTGTTGCTGCTCGACAGGATGCGGGATACCAGCTCGGCAAGGTGCAGAAAGGAGAGGAACCGGATGATTGGAAACCGTTTTCCACAGTCGGTGCCGGTGTAAAAGAAATACGAATCCGGGAAGATAAAAATATATTCCGCATTATGTATGTCGCCAAATTCAAGGATACAGTTTATGTCCTTCACGCATTTCAGAAGAAGACGCAGAAAACAAGCAAGAAAGACATAGAAACAGCCAAGAACAGGTATAATGACATTGCCGGGAGGAAATAA
- a CDS encoding XRE family transcriptional regulator, with amino-acid sequence MSEKFSSVWDALFDDPGEKAVLEIKSGLMDEIRQYLKHERLTQEKAAEILGISQPRISDISTGKISRFTIDALVGILAKAGIDIEMRSKNHNNMIKVPPQEWSRSHLKMIRKTDDSRKKQVGDWSVDMSGTLIKMNQENILSSDVCDEYALEA; translated from the coding sequence ATGAGTGAAAAATTTAGCAGCGTGTGGGATGCTTTGTTTGACGACCCCGGAGAAAAGGCTGTGCTGGAGATCAAAAGTGGGCTGATGGATGAAATCCGTCAATATCTGAAACATGAGCGTCTCACTCAGGAAAAGGCTGCTGAAATCTTGGGAATCAGTCAGCCGCGTATCAGTGATATTTCGACCGGAAAAATCAGCAGATTTACCATTGACGCATTGGTCGGCATTCTGGCAAAAGCAGGTATTGATATTGAGATGCGCTCGAAAAATCATAATAATATGATCAAAGTACCGCCGCAGGAGTGGAGCCGGTCACATCTCAAGATGATTCGAAAAACGGACGACAGCAGGAAAAAGCAGGTTGGAGACTGGAGCGTGGATATGTCCGGTACTCTAATAAAAATGAATCAAGAAAATATTTTGAGTTCTGATGTCTGCGACGAATACGCCCTTGAGGCTTAA
- a CDS encoding protein-export chaperone SecB: MSATNTPLRLNNYFFPVVQVVANPKYRNAEEQPEPRFRITPSIAKNDENGLYQVSVDIHLLQEDEKVPVPYSIHLVAFGFFEVHPEWPEPEKLLFINGSTILYAAAREYLITVSSRGPWGAATLPMVSFLNMYQETVKEHGPTADTQKKQGEE, from the coding sequence ATGTCTGCGACGAATACGCCCTTGAGGCTTAATAATTATTTTTTCCCGGTGGTTCAGGTCGTTGCCAATCCGAAATACAGGAATGCCGAAGAACAGCCGGAACCTCGTTTCAGGATTACTCCATCAATTGCCAAGAACGACGAAAACGGCCTGTATCAAGTTTCTGTTGATATTCATCTGCTTCAGGAGGATGAAAAAGTTCCTGTTCCATATTCGATTCATCTTGTTGCCTTCGGCTTTTTTGAAGTGCATCCCGAATGGCCTGAACCGGAAAAACTGCTGTTCATTAACGGCTCGACAATTCTTTACGCTGCGGCCAGAGAATACCTTATCACCGTAAGTTCACGTGGCCCGTGGGGGGCTGCAACTCTGCCTATGGTATCGTTTCTGAACATGTATCAGGAGACAGTAAAAGAACATGGCCCAACCGCTGACACGCAAAAAAAGCAGGGCGAAGAATAA